One window of Nostoc sp. C052 genomic DNA carries:
- a CDS encoding ShlB/FhaC/HecB family hemolysin secretion/activation protein produces the protein MGSYLRFQKLFFILLTCISITPLAVFAQSTPPSGITIPPNTPGKVEETLPQPSPTPTLSPTPPTPTVPILPSPPQENLPDTTFPSSEEFFVKEIQVTGYSVLKDEIIKLKQPLENKNITFEQLLQLRSQITKLYVDNGYITSGAFIPNNQNLASGVVQIQVVEGELEGISILGLERLQTAYVRSRIARLAGKPLNQKRLEEALQLLQLDPVIERVNAELTAGSTPGNNILQVTITESPPFHAGVVFANNQSPSVGSEQGSIFIAHDNFLGFGDKFSAEYAGSEGLDIYNISYSIPFNALDGTIGVRYSNSASRIIESEFRDLDIRSEAETLSFNIRQPLTHTPNSEFALGFAFDLRRSQTYILNDIPFSFTEGPENGKSRVTVIRFSQDWLQRNANSVLAARSQFSFGIDAFDPTINDSGTDGRFFSWVGQFQWVQRLSPRILMLAKINTQLTPDSLLSLEKISIGGVDTVRGYSQNQLVADNGVVGGVEVRIPLASNVETLQLIPFFDIGTAWNNRGINADLQTIASLGLSLNWQPLNGLVLRADYGIPLMGASDRGNSLQDNGFNFSIRYQPF, from the coding sequence ATGGGTTCATACCTTCGGTTTCAAAAGCTTTTTTTCATATTACTTACCTGCATCAGCATCACTCCACTGGCAGTATTTGCCCAATCGACACCCCCATCGGGAATCACAATTCCCCCCAATACACCAGGGAAAGTTGAAGAAACTCTACCCCAACCATCACCGACACCAACTCTTTCACCCACACCACCCACACCAACTGTCCCCATACTCCCATCACCCCCACAAGAAAATCTACCCGATACAACTTTTCCCAGTAGTGAAGAGTTCTTTGTCAAAGAAATTCAAGTTACAGGCTATTCTGTTTTAAAAGATGAAATCATCAAGTTAAAACAGCCCCTAGAAAATAAAAACATCACATTTGAGCAATTATTGCAACTGCGATCGCAAATCACCAAACTCTATGTTGATAATGGCTATATTACCAGTGGTGCATTTATTCCCAACAATCAAAATCTTGCTAGCGGTGTCGTGCAAATCCAGGTTGTGGAAGGCGAACTGGAAGGAATTTCAATTTTAGGGTTAGAAAGATTGCAAACTGCATACGTGCGTTCGCGGATTGCACGGCTAGCGGGTAAGCCTTTAAACCAAAAACGTCTCGAAGAAGCACTGCAATTATTACAACTTGACCCCGTAATTGAACGAGTTAATGCTGAGTTAACCGCAGGTAGCACCCCAGGTAACAATATTTTACAGGTGACAATTACCGAATCACCACCATTCCACGCTGGGGTTGTCTTTGCCAATAACCAATCCCCTAGCGTTGGCTCAGAACAAGGGAGTATTTTTATTGCTCACGATAATTTCTTAGGGTTTGGGGATAAATTCAGTGCTGAATATGCTGGTAGTGAAGGTTTAGACATTTACAATATCAGTTATTCTATTCCCTTTAATGCCCTAGATGGAACCATTGGTGTCCGCTACAGCAACAGCGCTAGCCGGATTATTGAAAGCGAATTTCGTGACTTGGATATCCGCAGTGAAGCCGAAACCCTTTCTTTTAATATCCGTCAACCGTTAACCCACACCCCAAACAGCGAATTTGCTCTAGGTTTTGCATTCGATTTACGGCGCAGTCAAACCTATATACTCAATGATATTCCCTTCTCCTTTACCGAAGGCCCCGAAAATGGGAAATCAAGAGTTACAGTAATTCGCTTTTCCCAAGATTGGTTACAACGTAATGCTAACAGTGTCTTAGCGGCGCGATCGCAATTTAGTTTTGGTATTGATGCTTTTGATCCAACTATCAACGATAGTGGTACTGACGGGCGTTTTTTCTCTTGGGTGGGACAATTTCAATGGGTACAAAGGTTATCTCCCCGCATTTTGATGCTTGCCAAAATTAACACTCAACTTACTCCTGATTCCTTGCTTTCACTAGAAAAAATTAGCATTGGGGGAGTAGATACAGTCCGCGGCTATAGTCAAAATCAACTTGTCGCTGACAATGGAGTAGTTGGAGGTGTGGAAGTTCGTATTCCCCTAGCATCGAATGTGGAAACACTACAGCTAATACCATTTTTTGATATTGGTACAGCTTGGAACAATCGCGGTATTAATGCTGACCTGCAAACCATTGCTAGCTTAGGGTTGAGTTTAAACTGGCAACCTTTGAACGGTTTAGTATTGCGTGCAGATTATGGTATACCATTGATGGGCGCAAGCGATCGCGGTAATTCACTGCAAGATAATGGCTTTAATTTTTCAATCCGCTATCAGCCATTTTGA
- a CDS encoding S-layer family protein yields MTIKYALNKCLKFGLTGFLGWLSISLFISKTLAQQSNIVPDNTLGAESSQVISNFQGQPIEVITGGAVRQINLFHSFGEFNVSAGREAYFLSPNADIQNIFARVTGVNRSEILGKLGTFQIINGNIAGSNANLFLINPNGIVFGQNASLDVQGSFVATTASSVKFADDREFSATTPQNAPLLTISVPLGLQFGANPGKITVQGDGTGLRSTTDLIDTNFGLRVPSNQTLDLVGGDINLEGATIKTAGGRIELGSVSGEGLVSLNPTDKGFSLGYGGVQNFGNIQLTQKASVDASGTGAGDVQVTGKRVMLSDGSQIEVSTLGSKNGAELIVNATESVELNNPSSGLFAQVYAGATGNGGNLTISTKNLLVQDGAQVNTDTLGAGNGGNLTVNASGSFQLIGGGLSSVAQPDSTGNAGNITVNAQTINLSNQAIIKSSNAGQGNAGNILLQAQDNFSANNSLILSNIGSPQGKPANGNVGNIEISAKTFSLNNGAQLQAGFFSGGKGNAGIVSVKAQDTIAFTGTNSGIFANVESGAVGNGNDIQLSAKSVSFTDGAVVVTSNAGQGNAGSVSVKAQDTISFTGTNSGISTSVESGAVGNGGDIQISAPSVSLTDFAVLSSGNDGQGNSGNIQLQARSLTLSNGGSVGTQSSGRGNSGDLLVNALDSVSVSGIVTLINPQTREKFTTGSRLATSALGDGNGGELTINTGRLSVLDGGDITTASGQLGRAGNLTINAKDSVEVVGSSLNANPSTISSSNLGSGDAGNLTINTGRLNIQNGSMVSAITVGKGKGGNVNVNASDRVQLIGKSADGRFLSSLLSSNDLNSTGDAGNLTITTKDFLLQDGASVGSSTYGAGKGGDLTITTQDFLLQGTVYVSAGTYGAGKGGNLTVNTQDVLVRDGASIFAGTYGKGQGGDLTINAKDSVDVVGRSPTYNPSIISASTLGSGDAGITTINTGRFSIRDGALFATGTSGAGKGGNLTINAANSVQLTGTSVNDFPSQLSATSSSTGNAGDLTIKTQDLLVGDGAVVSTGTVGAGQGGNLTVNATGSVQLIGTTANGNLPSALSTNTGVGSTGNAGDLRITTKDLFVQDGARVTTATSGTGKGGNLTVNANGTVQVTGTSANGLLISRLSTSAYQGLTGNAGDLTINTQNLLLRDGGQVDAATFGQGKGGNLTVNANSSVKLIGTTANGNFSSGLFATAEVGSKGNAGELTVNTPDLFVRDGAAITTATYGAGKGGNLNVNAANRIQLVGTSFDNRLVSTLSTSANQGSTGNAGNLTIKTQDLLVQDGAVVGASTLSQGNAGNLTVNASRSVQVIGRSADSPFATGLGAAAVNSSGNAGDLTINTPELLVRDGARVSVTNTGTGNAGIMTINSDRINLDNQGSLNANTRSPNKDPNREQATINLNTQNLTLRHGSNITTNATGENVFGGNINIYTTKFFIALENSRISANSDNSRGGRVLVNSQGAFVGTQPSDVSKYITATSGVGLSGTVDVNSADNSSIQNSFTELPPNVIDTNALIANSCISRGTKRQENSFTITGSGALRNSPGDVLISAYTTGDVRSVEPTPRPWKKGDPIIEPQGLYQLPNGQLILSRSC; encoded by the coding sequence ATGACGATCAAATACGCCTTAAATAAGTGTTTGAAGTTCGGATTGACGGGTTTTTTGGGTTGGTTAAGTATAAGTCTGTTCATTAGTAAAACCCTGGCACAGCAAAGTAATATCGTACCTGACAATACACTTGGCGCGGAATCATCTCAAGTGATAAGCAACTTTCAGGGACAACCAATAGAAGTAATTACAGGTGGTGCGGTTCGCCAAATCAATTTGTTTCATAGTTTTGGAGAATTTAATGTTAGCGCGGGACGGGAGGCGTATTTCTTGAGTCCTAACGCAGATATTCAGAATATTTTTGCACGGGTTACAGGTGTAAATCGCTCTGAAATATTGGGTAAATTGGGTACTTTCCAGATTATTAACGGTAATATAGCTGGTTCTAATGCCAATTTATTCTTGATTAATCCTAATGGGATTGTGTTTGGGCAGAATGCAAGTTTAGATGTACAGGGTTCATTTGTGGCGACAACGGCAAGTAGTGTAAAATTCGCTGATGATAGAGAGTTTAGTGCAACTACCCCTCAAAACGCACCTTTGCTAACTATCAGCGTTCCTCTAGGCTTACAATTTGGCGCGAACCCTGGAAAAATTACTGTACAAGGTGATGGCACAGGACTTAGAAGCACGACAGATTTAATTGATACTAATTTTGGGTTAAGAGTGCCTTCTAATCAAACTTTGGACTTAGTGGGTGGTGATATCAATTTAGAAGGTGCAACCATCAAAACTGCTGGGGGAAGGATAGAGTTAGGTAGTGTTTCTGGGGAAGGTTTGGTTAGTTTGAATCCGACGGATAAAGGGTTTTCGTTGGGTTATGGTGGTGTGCAAAATTTTGGCAATATTCAATTAACCCAAAAAGCATCAGTTGACGCGAGTGGAACAGGTGCAGGTGATGTGCAGGTAACTGGTAAGCGTGTCATGTTGAGTGATGGTTCTCAAATAGAAGTTAGCACTTTGGGATCAAAGAATGGTGCGGAATTAATAGTAAATGCTACTGAGTCAGTGGAACTTAATAATCCTTCAAGTGGTTTGTTTGCTCAAGTTTATGCAGGTGCTACGGGAAATGGGGGAAACTTGACAATTTCCACAAAAAATTTACTCGTTCAGGATGGGGCACAGGTTAATACTGACACATTGGGTGCTGGCAATGGGGGAAATTTGACAGTCAACGCATCTGGTAGCTTTCAACTTATTGGTGGTGGCTTATCTTCTGTGGCTCAACCAGATTCAACTGGTAATGCTGGGAATATTACGGTTAATGCTCAAACGATTAACTTAAGCAACCAAGCGATTATTAAGTCTAGTAATGCGGGACAGGGGAATGCTGGTAACATACTGTTACAGGCTCAAGACAATTTCTCCGCCAATAATAGTTTGATTCTCAGCAATATTGGCAGTCCTCAAGGAAAGCCAGCCAACGGTAATGTTGGTAATATTGAGATTTCAGCGAAAACATTTTCCCTAAACAATGGGGCGCAATTGCAAGCAGGTTTCTTTTCTGGAGGTAAAGGAAATGCAGGAATCGTATCTGTGAAAGCTCAAGACACGATTGCTTTTACAGGTACAAATAGTGGGATATTTGCCAATGTGGAATCAGGAGCAGTTGGCAATGGTAACGATATCCAACTCTCTGCAAAGTCGGTTTCTTTCACCGATGGTGCTGTAGTAGTTACCAGCAATGCGGGACAGGGGAATGCAGGGAGCGTGTCTGTCAAAGCTCAGGATACTATTTCTTTTACAGGTACAAATAGTGGGATATCCACCAGTGTAGAATCAGGAGCAGTTGGCAATGGCGGCGATATTCAAATTTCTGCACCATCAGTTTCTCTCACCGATTTTGCTGTACTGTCCTCTGGTAATGATGGACAGGGAAATAGTGGGAATATCCAACTTCAAGCGCGATCGCTTACGCTTTCTAACGGTGGAAGCGTTGGTACGCAATCGTCAGGACGTGGTAATAGTGGCGATTTATTAGTTAACGCTTTAGACTCCGTTAGTGTGAGCGGCATAGTAACGCTGATTAATCCACAAACAAGAGAGAAATTTACTACAGGAAGTCGGCTGGCGACGAGCGCTCTCGGTGATGGAAATGGTGGGGAATTAACTATTAATACGGGACGACTGAGTGTTCTTGATGGTGGAGATATTACCACTGCAAGTGGTCAGCTTGGTCGCGCCGGAAATTTAACCATAAATGCTAAAGACTCAGTAGAAGTTGTAGGTAGTTCACTCAATGCAAATCCCAGCACCATCTCTAGTAGCAATTTAGGTTCTGGAGATGCTGGGAACTTAACCATCAATACAGGTCGTTTAAACATTCAGAATGGATCAATGGTCAGCGCTATCACAGTTGGTAAAGGCAAGGGAGGAAATGTGAATGTTAATGCCTCCGATCGCGTGCAACTCATTGGTAAATCTGCTGATGGTCGTTTTTTAAGTAGCTTGCTTTCTTCTAACGATCTAAATTCAACCGGAGATGCGGGTAATTTGACAATTACCACCAAAGATTTTCTGCTGCAAGATGGAGCAAGTGTTGGTTCTAGCACATATGGTGCAGGCAAGGGAGGTGATTTGACGATTACCACTCAAGATTTTCTGCTGCAAGGTACGGTATATGTGAGTGCTGGCACATATGGTGCAGGCAAGGGAGGTAATTTGACGGTTAACACCCAAGATGTACTGGTGCGAGATGGGGCATCTATTTTTGCTGGCACTTATGGTAAGGGTCAGGGAGGAGACTTAACTATAAATGCCAAAGACTCAGTAGATGTTGTCGGACGTTCACCTACTTATAATCCCAGTATTATTTCTGCTAGCACTTTAGGGTCTGGAGATGCTGGAATCACCACCATTAACACGGGTCGTTTCAGCATTCGTGATGGGGCGCTATTTGCCACTGGTACATCTGGTGCAGGCAAAGGAGGTAATTTGACCATCAATGCTGCCAATAGCGTGCAACTTACTGGTACATCTGTTAATGATTTTCCTAGCCAGTTGAGTGCTACTTCTAGCTCTACTGGGAACGCAGGTGACTTGACAATTAAAACTCAAGATTTACTTGTGGGAGATGGTGCAGTAGTTAGTACTGGTACAGTTGGTGCTGGTCAGGGAGGTAATTTGACCGTTAACGCGACTGGCAGTGTACAACTGATTGGTACTACTGCCAATGGTAATTTGCCTAGTGCTTTGTCTACTAATACTGGAGTAGGTTCAACAGGAAATGCAGGAGACTTGAGAATTACCACCAAAGATTTATTTGTGCAAGATGGAGCAAGAGTTACTACTGCTACATCTGGTACTGGTAAGGGCGGAAATTTGACCGTCAATGCAAACGGTACTGTGCAAGTGACTGGCACATCTGCTAATGGTCTTTTGATCAGCAGATTGAGTACATCTGCATACCAAGGTTTAACAGGGAACGCGGGAGACTTAACGATTAACACCCAAAATTTACTTCTGCGCGATGGTGGACAAGTGGATGCAGCTACATTTGGTCAAGGTAAAGGGGGAAATTTAACCGTCAACGCAAACAGTAGTGTAAAACTGATTGGCACTACTGCGAATGGTAATTTTTCTAGTGGTTTGTTTGCTACTGCTGAAGTCGGTTCAAAAGGAAATGCCGGAGAATTAACGGTTAACACCCCAGATTTATTCGTGCGCGATGGGGCAGCAATTACCACTGCTACATATGGTGCTGGTAAGGGCGGAAATTTGAATGTCAATGCCGCCAATCGTATCCAACTAGTTGGTACATCTTTTGATAATCGTCTTGTAAGTACTTTGAGTACTTCTGCTAACCAAGGTTCAACCGGAAACGCTGGTAACTTGACAATTAAAACCCAAGATTTACTCGTACAAGACGGAGCAGTGGTTGGTGCTTCGACATTGAGTCAAGGGAATGCAGGGAATCTAACTGTAAATGCTTCCCGTAGCGTGCAAGTGATTGGTAGGTCTGCTGATAGTCCATTTGCTACTGGCTTGGGTGCTGCTGCTGTAAACTCAAGTGGGAATGCAGGAGACTTGACCATTAACACCCCTGAGTTACTTGTCCGTGATGGGGCTAGAGTCTCTGTAACCAATACAGGAACAGGTAATGCAGGTATAATGACCATTAACAGCGATCGCATCAACCTAGACAATCAAGGCTCCCTCAACGCTAACACCCGCAGCCCAAATAAAGACCCCAACCGCGAACAAGCAACCATCAACCTTAATACCCAAAATTTAACCCTTCGTCATGGTAGCAACATTACTACCAATGCCACAGGCGAAAATGTCTTTGGTGGCAATATCAATATATATACAACAAAATTTTTCATCGCTTTAGAAAATAGCCGCATTAGCGCTAACTCAGACAATTCTCGCGGTGGTCGAGTTTTAGTCAACTCCCAAGGTGCATTTGTTGGTACTCAACCCAGCGATGTTTCCAAATATATTACAGCGACTTCTGGAGTCGGTTTGTCGGGAACTGTTGATGTTAATTCCGCTGACAATAGTTCCATTCAAAACAGCTTCACCGAATTACCACCAAACGTTATTGACACTAATGCACTCATTGCCAATAGCTGCATTTCGCGTGGCACTAAGCGACAAGAAAACTCTTTTACCATTACAGGTTCCGGTGCTTTACGCAATAGTCCAGGAGATGTATTAATTTCAGCCTACACAACTGGTGATGTGCGTAGTGTGGAACCAACACCGCGTCCTTGGAAGAAAGGCGACCCAATTATTGAACCACAAGGATTGTATCAATTACCTAATGGGCAATTAATCTTGAGTCGAAGTTGTTAA
- a CDS encoding CHAT domain-containing protein: MKLQNQYLNRLLLVPWRIYTKLIHLFTQRYQKLNYHRFIKILFLATILICLLFGQVVSAQTPNATALVEQGIKEYNAGNFLNAIKNWQEALNQDRNNPSATAVVNENLARAYQQVGENKEAIASLSAAIRDYGAVGNIEQVGRMKSELAQVYSNLGQPRKAIALLCGQLVDKPKISENQPSQQIKCTPESAAQIAIKYNDKRGQVAALGILGEAYRLIGSYDQAIYYLDAAQKISPEYKSLVFNSLGNAYKSRGQLRELQADSANKASILSKQQEFTKKSVDDYQRANKYFQDSIKFARAEKQPIAEMRGLLNLIQLGSQTNKSKIINDEEFEKTLKDALKVLETLPDSATKVYGEIDLAYLQRDAKGTSPFTYCPTQLVLSSNMQLNLLENSILTSKKLQDNRLISYSNGALGHFWECSSDNEKALKNKKALKYTQAAIVAADNKLSAKDSLYLWEWQAGRILDREKRQEEAIASYQRAFDTLEDIRSDILTAERDVQFDFRDVVRPLYQTLAQSRLDLLGVGAIAGEQRANELSAVVKTIDALKLAELQNYFGNDCILSALNTKQVGELLKDNSVAFQNTGFLSSIILKGKTGILLQLPNQATKFKWIEDPNQEGTNKIVSSDKLQKKIAEFRTGLVKGKEEFNYDTTTAAELYDWIIRPMLSDIKPEKVKTLVFIQDGFLRSVPMAALYDSQEKKYLVETYAIATTPSLRLTTPKARDRSTQKALILGLTKKAIIDGKTFDALAAVPNEVSAVQSIFPNHTELIDQDFFPESFQQTLDKTTYPIIHIASHAQFGIIPEDTFIVTGKNQILTISELEKSLRNLNSKSDSVELLTLTACETAVGDDRATLGLAGVALQVGVKSAIASLWSVTDESTSQLVKTFYTNYRNAGMSIAEALQQAQIKMIHPQNLPPSEEMNPRYNNPAYWAPMIAIGNWL, encoded by the coding sequence ATGAAATTACAAAACCAATATCTCAACCGCTTACTTCTTGTACCTTGGCGAATCTACACAAAGCTAATTCATCTCTTCACTCAGCGATACCAAAAACTAAATTATCATCGATTTATTAAAATATTATTTTTAGCAACTATCCTAATTTGTTTATTATTCGGACAAGTTGTATCCGCACAAACGCCAAATGCCACTGCACTCGTTGAACAAGGAATTAAAGAGTATAATGCCGGAAATTTCTTGAATGCGATCAAAAATTGGCAAGAGGCATTAAATCAAGATAGAAATAATCCGTCAGCTACGGCGGTTGTGAATGAAAATTTAGCACGTGCTTACCAACAAGTAGGAGAAAATAAAGAAGCGATCGCATCCTTATCAGCAGCAATTCGTGACTATGGTGCTGTAGGCAATATCGAGCAAGTGGGACGGATGAAGTCAGAACTAGCCCAAGTTTACAGCAATTTGGGACAACCCCGCAAGGCGATCGCACTTTTGTGTGGTCAACTAGTAGATAAGCCAAAAATTTCCGAAAATCAACCAAGTCAGCAAATAAAATGCACTCCAGAAAGTGCTGCACAAATCGCCATCAAATACAACGACAAACGCGGACAGGTTGCAGCTTTAGGCATTCTCGGTGAAGCATATCGGTTAATCGGAAGTTACGATCAAGCAATTTATTATTTAGATGCGGCACAAAAAATTTCACCAGAATATAAATCTTTGGTATTTAATAGTTTAGGTAATGCTTACAAAAGTCGCGGTCAATTACGAGAGTTACAAGCCGATTCTGCAAATAAGGCTAGTATTTTGAGTAAACAACAAGAATTTACTAAAAAATCTGTAGATGACTACCAAAGAGCTAATAAATATTTTCAGGATAGTATCAAGTTCGCCCGCGCTGAAAAACAACCTATAGCAGAGATGCGGGGATTATTAAATTTAATTCAGTTGGGTTCCCAGACAAATAAGAGCAAAATTATTAATGATGAAGAGTTTGAAAAAACCCTTAAGGATGCTTTAAAAGTTCTTGAAACTTTGCCAGATTCAGCCACAAAAGTCTATGGGGAAATTGATTTAGCATACTTGCAGCGTGATGCTAAAGGAACTTCACCCTTTACCTACTGTCCAACTCAACTAGTTTTATCTAGTAATATGCAGTTGAATTTGCTGGAAAACTCAATATTAACAAGTAAAAAATTACAAGATAATCGTCTAATTTCTTATTCTAATGGTGCTTTGGGTCATTTCTGGGAATGTAGCTCAGATAATGAAAAAGCATTAAAGAATAAAAAAGCATTAAAATATACCCAAGCGGCGATCGTTGCAGCAGATAACAAATTGAGTGCAAAAGATAGCTTGTATTTGTGGGAGTGGCAAGCCGGACGCATTTTAGATCGAGAAAAGCGACAAGAAGAAGCGATCGCATCTTATCAACGAGCATTTGATACTCTAGAAGATATCCGCAGCGATATTTTGACCGCCGAACGGGATGTACAATTTGACTTCCGCGATGTTGTGCGACCACTATACCAAACATTGGCACAATCGCGGCTCGATTTGCTAGGAGTTGGGGCAATTGCAGGTGAACAACGTGCGAATGAATTATCCGCAGTCGTTAAAACCATTGATGCTTTAAAATTAGCAGAATTACAAAATTATTTTGGCAATGATTGCATTTTAAGTGCCTTGAATACTAAACAAGTAGGAGAACTCCTCAAGGATAATAGTGTAGCCTTTCAGAATACTGGGTTTTTGAGTTCAATAATTTTAAAGGGCAAAACCGGGATATTATTGCAGTTACCCAATCAGGCAACTAAATTTAAGTGGATTGAAGACCCCAATCAAGAAGGTACAAACAAAATAGTTAGCAGCGACAAGCTACAGAAAAAGATTGCCGAGTTTCGCACAGGATTAGTTAAGGGAAAAGAAGAATTTAACTACGATACAACAACTGCGGCAGAGCTTTATGATTGGATAATTCGTCCAATGCTATCGGATATCAAACCGGAGAAAGTCAAAACCCTAGTATTTATTCAGGATGGTTTTTTGCGGAGTGTACCAATGGCAGCACTTTATGACAGCCAAGAAAAAAAATATTTAGTTGAAACTTACGCAATTGCCACAACTCCCAGTTTACGACTTACCACACCCAAAGCACGCGATCGCAGTACACAAAAAGCGCTAATTTTGGGTTTAACAAAAAAAGCCATAATCGACGGCAAAACTTTTGATGCACTTGCTGCTGTTCCCAATGAAGTGAGTGCAGTTCAAAGTATATTTCCTAATCATACCGAATTGATCGATCAAGACTTTTTCCCCGAAAGTTTTCAGCAAACACTTGACAAAACCACATATCCCATTATCCATATAGCTAGTCACGCTCAATTTGGGATAATTCCTGAAGACACCTTTATTGTTACAGGCAAAAACCAAATACTTACCATCAGCGAATTAGAAAAATCACTGCGAAACCTCAACAGTAAATCAGATAGCGTCGAACTGCTAACATTGACTGCCTGTGAAACCGCAGTTGGCGACGATCGTGCCACACTAGGATTAGCTGGAGTTGCATTGCAAGTTGGAGTTAAAAGTGCGATCGCATCTTTGTGGAGTGTCACAGATGAATCGACATCGCAACTCGTCAAAACATTTTACACCAACTATCGTAACGCTGGCATGAGTATTGCAGAGGCATTGCAACAAGCCCAAATTAAAATGATTCATCCTCAGAATTTACCACCATCTGAAGAGATGAACCCCAGGTATAATAATCCTGCCTATTGGGCACCAATGATTGCGATCGGTAATTGGCTTTGA